From a single Hydrogenobacter hydrogenophilus genomic region:
- a CDS encoding cbb3-type cytochrome c oxidase subunit I, translating to MERLYESQKLALWYFWTAIVLFGAQVLFGLLAAIQYVNPDFLYGTLNFMTNRMIHINAMVVWLLMGFIGGIYWFLPLETDREVVGIKLGKLAYFAFVGAVAVVVLVFLLKQFGKGDYFTLWFITEGREYVEAPRWADIGIVAVALIVAYNVIATTIASKKITGILGVLIVDLAALFGLYLAGMFFTPNVSVDQFWWWWVVHLWVEATWEVLVGVLMGWLLMHLLGTPRKIIEAWLYIEVMLVFGTGILGLGHHYYWIGTPEYWLGIGGFFSSLEPLPLVAMVIHAVYDAGVHRLQTVNRPALFWAFAQAFGNLFGAGVWGFMHTLPQINLFSHGTQLAAAHGHLAFFGAYVSANLALFYYILGKTRVKEGYIMNGTLWKIAYAGLIISMFGMVASLTVAGFAQTMIERATLGSTWEAYIQAQMHPWMEEAYRWRLFFGVMFLLSYIVLLYDLITAGKRVEALKEAEVAG from the coding sequence ATGGAAAGGCTTTACGAATCCCAAAAGTTAGCTCTTTGGTACTTTTGGACTGCAATAGTGCTTTTTGGTGCACAGGTACTTTTTGGTCTTCTTGCTGCCATACAGTATGTCAATCCTGACTTCCTTTACGGAACGCTCAACTTTATGACCAACAGGATGATTCACATAAACGCTATGGTAGTTTGGCTACTCATGGGTTTTATAGGTGGTATATACTGGTTTTTACCCCTTGAGACAGACAGGGAAGTAGTGGGCATAAAACTGGGCAAGCTCGCATATTTTGCCTTCGTAGGTGCGGTTGCTGTCGTTGTTCTCGTTTTCCTTCTGAAGCAGTTTGGAAAGGGAGATTACTTCACACTGTGGTTTATAACTGAAGGAAGGGAATATGTAGAAGCACCTCGGTGGGCAGACATAGGCATAGTTGCGGTTGCTCTGATAGTTGCCTACAATGTGATAGCCACAACCATAGCAAGCAAAAAGATTACGGGTATACTGGGTGTCTTAATAGTTGACCTTGCTGCACTTTTTGGTCTTTACTTGGCGGGTATGTTCTTCACTCCCAATGTTTCTGTTGATCAGTTTTGGTGGTGGTGGGTGGTTCACCTATGGGTTGAAGCTACATGGGAAGTTCTCGTAGGTGTGCTTATGGGATGGTTGCTAATGCACCTTTTAGGCACTCCAAGAAAGATCATAGAGGCGTGGCTTTACATTGAGGTGATGCTCGTTTTCGGAACGGGCATACTGGGACTTGGACACCACTACTACTGGATAGGAACACCTGAATACTGGCTTGGGATAGGTGGCTTCTTTTCTTCCCTTGAGCCTCTTCCTCTGGTAGCCATGGTGATACACGCCGTTTACGATGCTGGAGTTCACAGGCTTCAAACTGTTAACAGACCAGCGCTTTTCTGGGCTTTTGCTCAGGCTTTCGGAAACCTCTTTGGTGCAGGGGTTTGGGGTTTTATGCACACTTTACCTCAGATTAACCTCTTTAGTCATGGGACACAACTTGCAGCAGCGCACGGACACCTCGCTTTCTTTGGAGCTTATGTATCCGCAAACTTAGCTCTTTTCTACTACATACTCGGTAAGACAAGAGTAAAGGAAGGCTACATAATGAACGGCACTCTCTGGAAAATCGCCTACGCTGGGCTTATAATAAGCATGTTTGGTATGGTTGCTTCTTTAACTGTTGCTGGTTTTGCTCAAACTATGATAGAAAGGGCAACGCTTGGAAGCACTTGGGAAGCATACATACAGGCTCAAATGCACCCATGGATGGAAGAAGCTTACAGATGGAGGCTCTTCTTTGGGGTTATGTTTTTGCTTTCCTATATAGTCCTGCTTTATGACCTTATAACTGCGGGTAAAAGAGTAGAAGCTTTGAAGGAGGCTGAAGTTGCTGGCTGA